AAATGGCTGTTGTTCTGGTGGTCAGGTATGATACCGGGCCTTCAGCAAGTCATGAGTGCGACGAGAGGTGCAACTGATTCTTTTTCTGGTGTCACGAGACATGTTAATGCTGCTGTAAGTCACTCTTCTATGAATGTACACATGATTGAACTGGTTATGTGGTTAGTGATTTTTTCGATCTGATTTATTGTTTTTCGTCTTTTATTCGTGTGCTCTAGATAAGGAAGGCAGGGTTAAAGAATGTTGAAGCGGGCATTGGTTGCGGAGTTGGTATTGGACATGGTTTTGGAATAGGTACACATTGCAGCTATTCCATTAATTTAGCCCTGTCAAGTTTCCAGTGATGTTCTCTATATAAATTagtcttagttgtgctcagttatgGTGGTTTATCTCCACCCATGCCCCACTCTTCCTTTTGGCTTATCTGTTATTTTTCTTGGTGGCCACATTATAGTGTGTCTATAGTTGCTTGCATAGCAATTAGACTAAGATTAGGTTCATGGATGGAGCCACGGCGAGACATGGTTATACAGATGTAGACACATTAATTCTGGCAAGGAAACATAAATAAAGTAGGTAAATGCTTGTATACTGGAAAATATCTAAGAAATCTGTAGAACAGGCTGAGTACACGTTCTAGCCTGTTACTAGCCTGACCCAAGCCCACCAACCCACAGTCCCAGGTAGCGCAACAAAGCAACAATATGTTAACCCATCGCTTCATGCCAAGGGCATATCATGTTTCCTTGCAAGCAAACTCTATTCTCTCAGCCTCTCGTCCTCTCGTTTCTCTGCACAGTGCAACGTCAAGCAGCGAGGCCACAGCGGCAGTTCTAAAAGTACAATTTGTTCTCTGGCTTCACATTTTCTGAAGTACATTTGTTATGTGGCTGCATTTTTTTGCTTTCACTATGAGAATGTGTCCTGCAAACTTAACAAGACCGACATCTATTAGTTAAACCTAATTAATTAGTAGAATACTAATTTTAGGCTATGTACACCCATTCCAGTAAAACTGTCTGCCACTGATTGGGATGTCACTGTGATGCACCTGCTTCTATTTATTCTGTAGTATCTTCTCATTTTTGTTCACTATTATGTGGAGTTATTAGCACCTCTGTGCTTTGCACCAAAGATCTCACTTCAATACAAAATATGAAGCGATAATGGAGGagattctcttttttttttcattgttcctttttttttttgcaggaaAGATGAGATTCATTGTTAGAATCACTATTCATGTCTACAAGACTAGCACTCTCCCTAAGTAGCATGCATGAGCAATTTCTTAAATTCTTGCAACGCTTCCTGCTCAATGTTCTTTTACCACACCATATCATTCTTGTTTCTTTTTATACATCATATCTGGCACAAGCCCACAAATATATAGCTCGGAACTATTAATGTTACATCTGTGCactacctttcttcctcaaacctGTGAACTTGTTTTCTGTGGTCTGAAGCTAAATCAGCTCTTTAATTTTCAGGAATTGCCTTGAAACCACGAGTACTTCATGGGATTCAATCATCGATTGCAGTACAAAACTTAACTCTAGTTCGATCTGCTTTTTTCTCTGTCTTCTTTCATGTGGTGTGAACATTAACAAAACTATGTTTTTCCTAGGAACTTATGTCCAAGTTAACTTCAAAGCTGAAGGATCCCTCTGGGGAGTCAGCTGCGTCAAATCCTACTGCTGGTCCGTTCCCTACCAATGGACGAACACCCATTGGTATGTCCATGGATctagaggctaagccagtgaaaaGTAATTTGCTCGATACTTCAAGCAGTCAAATAGCAGAAGTACAACCAACTCATGGACTGTATGGCCAGCATGGGATGCAGCCAGAGACAATAACAGGAAGTCGAACTGAAAAGGTCATTGCCAACTTTCTGCAGAGTCCCTTGTTCCAGAACGATACAAACACCGGCATCAGGGATGCAGTATGTGCTTAAACCTCACCTCTATGTTCTCTCTAACACGTACCGTACATAGTGAATTCGTGATATACTATATGCTGCAGCTATGTCTTCTGCTACTTGCGTGTACATACATTGTTATGTGATGGGCATTATGAACACTGTTTTTTTCTGCAGGCTGTAAATTTGCATGGGATGGATAACGTACTTCAGTTGGTGAGTTCAGTCACACTTAATGCTCCTGGTGCATACTTTGTAACTCTAGTCTAATGCTTGGTAGTTCTTGTAACACCCTAGGTTTCTCTACCCGGCGGTGCTACCACGTCTCACTAATCATTTACAAAAAAACAACGACCATGCTAAAATTCGGCAGCATCTTCTTTGTTTATAGAACATCCAGGACATGCAAAGCACAAAATAATATGTATCCAATCCTGACAGCACAAATAAATCCATGTGGCACATATAATGCATAACAACTCCTCACAAACTTTAAATCTAGAGCGACCAATGGCTCAACTAAACTATGATCAACACTCCAAGTACTAAGATAAGGAACTAATGATGAACTAAGAATTATGTAGCATAAATGTCTATAATATGTTGTGTTGATTTGTGTATCCAAGTGATGGTGAGCTACTCCCTCCCATGCATGTCACTATGCTGAGTACCTGAAATCCAAATAAGAACCAACAACAAACAAACAAGGGTGAGTAAAGAATACTCAGCCAAGTACAATACATAGCCAAAAAGTGGACAAACATGTACAAGAAGGTATGATCTGAATTAAAAACGAATGTCCGTGGATGCATTGCTGAACTGACATTTTCCGGAATAGACGTCCACGTCATTTTCTCACCGGACTAGACATATTTGACATTTCTCACCGGTCAAATCCGGAATAGTCAACCTATGCCTTAAATGAATTATATGAATGAATGCTGAATTTAAACCACAAGAGCAACCAACGAAACATCCAAGGTGGCATTCATAAAACAAGAAAGGTTCCATCTCGCACTTGCCTCAGAAATACGCTCAAACAGAAGAAACGTCTAAATAGCCGAACTGCTTCCTGCGCCTGTAGCTCCAAAACCTGTGGCAAAATCGCCTTTAGAAACTATGAAGAAAACAAAAGTCTGACAGCTCAAGTACCTGAAAGATAATACGCCTAATCCTAACTTGACCGTGTAAGCATATGTATTTATGAATCATCCAGGTCTGGGTTGCGTCCAGGCAGACTATAGGTATTGTGTCTCAAATTATTTTAACTACCAAGACCAACAGTTACGAACGTGTGACCTTTTTTTCCTTTGAATACCAAAACAACATGTGGTCCATCAGGCTATTTTTTTCAGTTAGAAAGAATGGACAGAGAATCAGGGTGTTAGCTTCAGGAACAACACTTCAATTGAATCGGTAACCACCTTGTACTAGTACTACTCTCGTATACACTACCAATTGACTAAATCATCagatcttttatttcctctaaacCAGCTGATGCCACAAATCAGGCAAGGCAAGGCCAGATCTCTCGATTAGAGCAACAATGCAGAATAGCCTGATACTAAACTAGTTCGACCGCGT
This Lolium perenne isolate Kyuss_39 chromosome 1, Kyuss_2.0, whole genome shotgun sequence DNA region includes the following protein-coding sequences:
- the LOC127309948 gene encoding uncharacterized protein, which translates into the protein MASPRERRLPPAPAFRMENPFSLKVLQVFTGAGVGCGVGVGVGRPIYLGMIPGLQQVMSATRGATDSFSGVTRHVNAAIRKAGLKNVEAGIGCGVGIGHGFGIGIALKPRVLHGIQSSIAELMSKLTSKLKDPSGESAASNPTAGPFPTNGRTPIGMSMDLEAKPVKSNLLDTSSSQIAEVQPTHGLYGQHGMQPETITGSRTEKVIANFLQSPLFQNDTNTGIRDAAVNLHGMDNVLQLVLKHQRVIEELRDENEKLRQVLIEELKVSPSKLQPDRTNGVKTYDPCSECFDCRRRSRKSNR